ATTCGCCTGCCGGTGTGTGggttttgccttttgccaACCCGGCGATAATGTAAGCTCCTTTAAGCCCGAAATAAAGAACGCGAAAAGCGGACGCGAATGCGACCGCACCAACAACATGCAACGGCACACGCGACCCCAAACGAAAATCTGTGAAATGTAATTGTTACCATGAAAGCAGGGCCAACTCCCCTTCACCGTTCCATTTGGCAAGGGAAACCCCCTTTTGAGGGCATTTTAAGTAAGTTTCGCAGTTTGATAATCGCCGGGCCTCAGCCGCCAACGCTGATATACAAATTGGCTTTTGCaatgactttatatattttacgaGTTGCGGTCCTTTTTTCGAGTAAGCGTCCTTTCGTCCTTCAGTCCTTTAGCCGTTTTCCGTTTCGCATGTGAGCAGCCCTGGGATGCGATTATAAGGGAAAACTGATGCagataaaattaattgaattcaaaAAGCCAAGCCATTGGTCTTGCTCCATCCGTTTTCTTGCCGAATGTGCCTGCACTTGGCTTGGCGAATTTTCGCCATACTTTTCTGGGTCATGTCATGGGGAAAGTAAATAGTTACATGGCCACGGCTGCCTTTTCTTTATCAGGAATTAAAATCAAGTTGCTCCACTCGCATGAACTATATATGCACTATAGCAATCTCAATGGCAAATTGACAAAATCAGATTGGTGGAAAGTTCGTATTCTACAATTATTAAGTACTATTGCCTTCATTGGCAAGGGCAGTAAATAAAGTACAAATGGAGTTTCGGTTTCAGAAGAAAGCCAATAAGTCGTGTATTCTAAGAACATTCGAATTCGTATTTGAATTTCCATAGAATAATGTTGATCGATTGGGCGGTCTTATAAGCACATAATTCCGCAAAATTTGAAAGCCATTATCTTATCGATTTACCAACAAACCTTTTAGAAAATCGGAAATACCTTGGAATAGATTACCAATGAAAGTTACATTTGTTATCTCTTGGGTTATgttattttgaattattattaaattttaagtgtACAATAGAGAAAATGCACATTTCACAAAGTCCCAGCGGTAGTGtactttttataattttggAAGCTTAATCTTATCACTTAAAAActagaagcaaaaaaaaattgtacataTGGCTATCTCAGAAGGAGACCTTAGAGGGGTTTTCCTCATTTTATTTGTCATGACTAATTCAGCATTTACAAGGCCTTACTCATCGCCATGGTCATCATAATATTCCCATGTTTGTGCTAACTAACACTTCTATCGATTAGCAAGCAATACTATACAGATTAGATAGTACTTATCTTTATGAGGCAGGTCTTGATTAGATTTACCCTGACAATATGGATTTAGTTGCCTATAAGAGTTGGACCCAACCGCACGGTTTTCAAAGTTTGCAAAAATATCTGAATAATGCCACCACCACACGGAGGACCCGGAGGCCATGGACATGGAGGACCGCATCATGGCGGACCCCCGCATCATGGAGGCCACCATGGACCGCCACATCACCATGGACCGCCCCATCATCACCACGGACCTCGTCCCTGCTGCCTTTGCTGCACAATTTCATAAGAATTTATAAAGGAATTTATTAAAGATTGTAGTTTTAAGAACCCTCACGTAATAAATACGAATGCCCCGAAGGAGTTCTGTAACTGTGTATGTGTTTAAGGTTAATAAGACGCCTAATTAGTGTAATCGAGTGCCTCGAGTGCTAAGCAATTAATGGCTGGCTAATCATTATGTGTCACCTCAAAACGCTTTAAAACCTCAAAAGCCGCTGCCATAATACAAGTGTACCAATGGtatctgtgtgttttgttGCGTGTCGggaatgcgtgtgtgtgtgtgtgtgtgtgcgtatttGAGGGGGAGTGGATGGATGTGGTTGGAGGTGGAGATCCTGTAgccatacacacacgcacttcACATTTAAGGTCGGACTGGTCGGTGGCTCTAATTTATAGCAGCCAAGTGGATGCCGAAGACCAGAAGACATACAAGTGCCATAAATTCTGGCAAAGGAACACATTATTTATACTGTCAACCGGTCCATATTTCGGATGGGAAATACTACGGCCTAACCATAAATAAGTGCATTGCCTTTGCTGTGCTGCGAAATAAGTCTTCATTAGCGGTTAAAAGGCTGACTGGTTGACCCACAAAGGACTTCTTAACGCTACGAAATCGGTTCCCTATTCTCCATTTTCCGATTCACATTGAGTTGTTTTCGTCGCCCAGCCGCAGAAATGCCGCATTAAAGCCGGAAATtcccaaacaacaacaaggaaAATGCTTAAAGTTCAAATTAAGCACAACAGCTGGcgaaaaattgaattgaaagcagtaggaggagcaggagcggcAGCAGAGTgccaacaaaagcaacaaagagTCGCTGCTCCCGGTCACCCAACCCCGAAAAATCCCCAACCTTAAACCTCGAACCCAAAAACTCAACTCAACCCAAGGCATTTTCACGAAAGGCAGCGGAAAACAGCCAAGGGAAAACCTAAAAGGAAAAACCGAAGCACGCTTTTGGGCGACAGAGGCGCGATGTTAGCCATAACTTCGGGCCATCAGCTGGTGAAAAAAGAGAGCATTAAAGAGACAAAAATCCAAGTTATAGCTGAAAACTGAGAGTACCGATAAATTGAGATTTTCCTGGCACAGTGGCGACATTTTTAATCATAGTGTTTCCTTGTGGTACTACGACACGCATGCGTCGACATATTGAGTGAAATTGGAAAAATCGGAGAGCCAAATCTGAGGTTTAGTTAGTGCTTCGAACAAAGCTCAAGGGTTTGGATGTCTATTGTGGAACATTTGGATTGTTCTCCACCGATAGACATAAAATTTAAGACCCTGCGAACGTTTACTGTTTCGATTGCTTGCAATGGCCAAAAGCAGTTTTGTTAAGTGCTGATTAGGAATTCGAACCATTTTATCTCTACTTATAAAGATTGTCAATCAAAACACAATCTCAGGTGCTACTAAAccagaaatacaaaaatattactTAATATAAAAGtccgtatatatatatggaaatTTCTTGGAAGTATATTATGACATGCcttttaaataattgcaaaaatatCCAATGGCAAGGAATTCAAATGccattacaaaattttaatttttaatatttcattgtAGTTTTCACCAAATTTTTATCTCAATAATCGTTAGTTACATTTAGACATGTCTTAGTAAGCATTTAAGGGGCTTTTATTTCGCAACACCTGAATCATTTTCTATAGAGACAATGCGTTTTAATGCCTCTTGCTGGCTCTTGTATACAATTTCCTGACTTTATTTATTCAGCATTCCTGATTGTTTTTTGCCTTTCCTGCTTCATTTCCTGTGCTTCACATTCACAATGATGCAAAGTGGCTGCCACTAACGCTCTGGCATTATCCCGAAGTGTGTAATTACGTATGCTGATGGGCGGTGGGCGACTGCCATGCC
The sequence above is drawn from the Drosophila melanogaster chromosome 2R genome and encodes:
- the CG15126 gene encoding uncharacterized protein — protein: MPPPHGGPGGHGHGGPHHGGPPHHGGHHGPPHHHGPPHHHHGPRPCCLCCTIS